From a region of the Candidatus Limnocylindrales bacterium genome:
- a CDS encoding hydroxyacid dehydrogenase produces MKDKFRVGLTRDFLTDDGRLVFEDIGLSLLDEQPHIEYTFFKEHFPEIQPDQIRGLDGIIVLAPRVTRNTLKGADRLVVIARFGVGYESVDLDACTDHNVAIFTTPGAVERPMAGGIMAFLLALSRKMLIKDRLIRSGRWKDKIFHMGIEFIGRTLGSVGIGNIGSEMFRLAKPFGFGRFLAYDPYVTREKAEALGVELVNDLDTIFRESDFVTVNCPLTKETARMIGERQFRLMKKTAYFVNTARGGIVDQKALTRALTEGWIAGAGIDVFEQEPVDPDDPLLKLDNVIVTAHCIGWTHEAFRDIGRMDCMGIVKASRGEIPDHVVNKAVLQKKEFLDKLAQYKK; encoded by the coding sequence ATGAAAGATAAATTTAGAGTGGGTCTTACCCGGGATTTTCTTACAGACGACGGGAGGTTAGTTTTTGAAGATATCGGTTTGAGCCTATTGGATGAGCAACCCCATATCGAATACACTTTTTTTAAAGAACATTTTCCCGAGATTCAACCGGATCAGATTCGGGGATTAGATGGAATTATTGTATTGGCCCCTCGGGTGACCCGGAATACCTTAAAGGGAGCCGATCGACTGGTGGTCATTGCGCGATTTGGAGTCGGTTACGAATCTGTGGATTTAGATGCCTGCACCGACCACAATGTGGCTATATTTACAACCCCTGGAGCGGTGGAAAGACCTATGGCCGGGGGGATTATGGCCTTTTTATTGGCCCTTTCCCGAAAGATGTTGATTAAAGATCGATTGATTCGATCTGGGCGTTGGAAGGATAAAATTTTCCATATGGGAATAGAATTTATTGGAAGAACGCTGGGATCGGTCGGAATAGGAAACATTGGAAGTGAGATGTTTCGTCTGGCTAAACCCTTTGGATTTGGGAGATTCCTTGCCTACGATCCTTATGTAACCAGAGAAAAAGCTGAAGCCTTAGGGGTTGAGTTGGTAAACGATTTAGACACTATCTTTCGGGAATCAGATTTTGTAACGGTCAATTGCCCTCTAACCAAAGAAACTGCCAGAATGATAGGAGAGCGTCAATTCCGCCTGATGAAAAAGACGGCCTATTTTGTTAATACGGCACGGGGAGGCATCGTAGATCAAAAAGCCCTGACCAGAGCCCTCACCGAGGGATGGATAGCCGGGGCCGGAATAGATGTCTTTGAGCAAGAACCTGTAGATCCCGATGATCCTCTACTCAAACTGGACAACGTCATTGTAACCGCCCACTGTATTGGATGGACCCATGAAGCTTTCCGGGATATAGGACGTATGGACTGTATGGGCATTGTCAAAGCCTCTCGAGGTGAGATACCCGATCATGTGGTTAATAAGGCAGTGCTTCAAAAGAAGGAATTCCTGGATAAACTGGCACAGTATAAGAAATAA